From a single Populus nigra chromosome 18, ddPopNigr1.1, whole genome shotgun sequence genomic region:
- the LOC133677870 gene encoding uncharacterized protein LOC133677870 → MIRWIKKKLRKIKVVEDHNNEVSAERNSLQDQKPVGEREVNGFEYQIRSKDEDIRRLEHELAMKDEEMRRLKSQLDVVEKEFASLRIAIWSACNDLSNAVTTADDALKFTDKSPSKNGIEHFFTEEDLYGAVSSAQGAYPG, encoded by the exons atgattcGATGGATAAAAAAGAAGCTACGAAAAATAAAG GTTGTTGAAGATCACAATAATGAAGTTTCAGCAGAAAGAAACTCCCTCCAGGATCAAAAACCTGTAGGTGAAAGAGAAGTAAATGGCTTCGAGTACCAGATACGATCAAAGGACGAGGACATACGACGTCTTGAGCACGAGCTAGCTATGAAGGACGAGGAAATGCGACGTCTTAAGAGCCAACTAGATGTGGTAGAGAAGGAATTTGCCAGCCTGAGGATTGCCATCTGGTCAGCTTGTAACGATTTGAGCAACGCAGTTACCACTGCTGATGATGCTCTTAAGTTTACAGACAAAAGTCCTTCCAAGAACGGAATTGAACATTTCTTTACAGAAGAAGACCTCTATGGAGCTGTGTCATCGGCGCAGGGAGCGTACCCTGGTTAG
- the LOC133678610 gene encoding coatomer subunit delta-like — MVVLAASIVSKNGKVLVSRQFVDMSRIRIEGLLAAFPKLIGIGKQHTYVETENVRYVYQPIEALYLLLVTNKQSNILDDLETLRLLSKLVPEYAMSLDEEGICQTAFELIFAFDEVISLGHKENVTVAQVKQYCEMESHEEKLHKLLLQNKIDETKRRMKEEASKIDQMKIEKNRGNKGGFMSSMGSGRIESSFSDMSISSGGGGGFGSGSGFGLTNDIDSFASKSKGRQPSSATAPPKGLGMKLGKNQRANQFLESLKAEGEMIVEDAQPSKLSSHIAAAHQPTDPVTLTAEEKLNVTLKRDGGMSNFDVQGQLSLQILNPEDGLIQVQIEAGGNPGVIFKTHPNMNKELFANENILGLRDPSRPFPTGQTGDAGVGLLKWRMQSADESMVPLTINCWPSVSGNETFVSIEYEASSMFDLRNVVISVPLPALREPPSVRQIDGEWRYDSRNSILEWSILLIDNSNRSGSMEFVVPPADSSSFFPISVRFSATSTYSELKVVNILPLKGGAPPKFSQRTQLITENYQVA; from the exons ATG GTTGTTCTCGCGGCTTCTATAGTGAGCAAGAATGGTAAAG TGCTTGTTTCGAGACAGTTTGTGGACATGTCTCGGATTAGAATTGAGGGCCTTCTTGCTGCTTTTCCCAAGTTGATTGGGATTGGAAAGCAACATACTTATGTTGAGACTGAGAATGTGCGTTATGTTTACCAGCCAATAGAGGCTTTGTACTTACTGCTTGTGACAAATAAACAGAGCAACATTCTTGATGATTTGGAGACTCTGAGGCTTCTCTCAAAATTG GTACCTGAATATGCCATGTCTCTTGATGAAGAGGGTATTTGTCAGACAGCTTTTGAGCTAATCTTTGCGTTTGATGAGGTTATCTCTCTTGGGCACAAGGAAAATGTTACTGTTGCCCAGGTTAAGCAGTACTGTGAGATGGAGAGTCATGAAGAGAAATTGCACAAGCTGCTATTGCAGAATAAGATTGATGAGACCAAGCGTCGTATGAAGGAAGAAGCTAGTAAGATTGACCAAATGAAG ATTGAAAAGAACAGAGGTAATAAAGGAGGATTTATGTCTTCAATGGGCTCTGGACGAATTGAGAGCAGCTTTAGTGATATGAGCATTTCCAGTGGCGGAGGAGGTGGTTTTGGAAGTGGCTCTGGGTTTGGATTAACCAATGATATTGACTCATTTGCCAGCAAGTCTAAAg GTCGTCAACCTTCATCTGCCACTGCTCCTCCTAAAGGCCTTGGCATGAAACTCGGCAAAAACCAAAGGGCGAACCAGTTTTTGGAATCCTTGAAAGCAGAAGGTGAAATGATTGTTGAAGATGCACAGCCATCAAAGTTAAGTTCTCATATAGCAGCAGCTCACCAACCAACTGATCCTGTTACTTTGACTGCTGAGGAGAAACTCAATGTCACTCTAAAACGGGATGGTGGAATGAGTAACTTTGATGTTCAAGGGCAATTATCACTTCAAATTCTTAACCCAGAAGATGGGCTCATCCAAGTTCAG ATTGAAGCTGGGGGGAATCCAGGCGTCATTTTCAAGACACATCCTAACATGAACAAAGAATTGTTTGCTAATGAAAACATTTTGGGGTTGAGGGATCCCTCCAGACCTTTCCCCACTGGTCAAACTGGGGATGCAGGTGTTGGTCTTTTGAAGTGGAGAATGCAAAGTGCTGATGAGTCAATGGTGCCCTTGACAA TCAATTGCTGGCCATCTGTTTCTGGAAACGAAACATTTGTCAGCATCGAGTATGAAGCTTCATCAATGTTTGATCTACGAAATGTTGTGATCTCAGTTCCTCTCCCAGCCCTTCGAGAGCCACCAAGTGTTAGGCAGATTGATGGAGAATGGAG GTACGACTCCAGAAATTCCATCCTAGAATGGTCCATTCTTCTCATTGATAACTCTAACCGCAG TGGATCTATGGAGTTTGTTGTGCCACCAGCAGATTCGTCATCATTCTTCCCCATTTCTGTCCGGTTTTCAGCCACCAGCACATACAGTGAGCTAAAG GTTGTTAATATCCTTCCCCTGAAGGGTGGAGCTCCTCCCAAGTTTTCCCAGAGGACTCAATTGATCACAGAGAATTACCAAGTAGCCTGA
- the LOC133678344 gene encoding MADS-box protein defh21-like, whose translation MGRGKIAITRIENRTARQVTFSKRRGGLFKKTHELSVLCDAEIGLIIFSSNGKLYEFCNESSSIPHIIRRYEISKGMRVLESNDWEQIQKESKRIRKETDDLQLSVRCYKGENLSSLHHEGLVELEKQLECSVNKVRAQKLELLQQQVDNLRRKHHVTMLEQQQAAAAMVKPMEQQRMLEQFQFSDEDQPISSLLQLAPLPPQFQPYRVQPTQPNLQDFSLSIPDPSNYIW comes from the exons ATGGGAAGAGGAAAGATAGCAATAACTAGGATTGAGAACCGCACAGCCAGGCAAGTCACATTTTCCAAACGCAGAGGAGGGCTTTTCAAGAAGACCCATGAGCTCTCTGTGCTCTGTGATGCTGAAATAGGACTCATCATCTTCTCGAGCAATGGGAAGCTTTATGAATTCTGCAATGAGTCGTCCAg CATACCACACATCATCAGAAGGTATGAGATTTCGAAAGGAATGCGTGTTCTAGAAAGCAATGACTGG GAACAAATTCAGAAGGAATCGAAAAGAATCAGGAAAGAGACGGATGATCTTCAGTTGAGTGTTCGATGCTACAAAGGCGAAAACCTGAGTTCCTTGCACCATGAGGGTTTGGTCGAACTTGAAAAGCAGCTAGAGTGCTCGGTTAACAAGGTTCGAGCTCAGAAG CTTGAGCTTTTGCAACAGCAGGTGGACAATCTGCGAAGAAAG CATCATGTTACCATGTTGGAGCAACAACAGGCAGCTGCAGCAATGGTGAAGCCAATGGAACAGCAACGAATGCTCGAGCAGTTTCAGTTTTCTGATGAAGATCAGCCAATTAGTAGTCTACTTCAGCTTGCTCCACTCCCTCCACAGTTCCAACCTTACCGTGTCCAGCCTACACAGCCTAACCTTCAAGATTTCAGTCTCTCCATCCCTGATCCCTCCAATTATATATGGTAA
- the LOC133678396 gene encoding uncharacterized protein LOC133678396 — MDLATEELQFLTIPEILKESISIPKQSPKTFQLITVALIFPLSFAILAHSLFTHPLLDQIQDHPSSQNTHQWTLLLVFQFFYLIFLFAFSLLSTAAVVFTVASLYTSKPVSFSSTTSAIPQVFKRLFITFLWVCLLMLVYNSVFLLFLVILIVGIDIQNTLLVLFSLMVIGVLFLVVHVYITALWHLASVVSVLEPVYGLVAMKKSYELLKGKIRVAGVLVFGYLSICGLVSMVFATVVVHGGDKYGVFTRIVVGGFLVGALVIVNLVGLLVQSVFYYVCKSYHHQGIDKTALHEHLGGYLGEYVPLKSSIQMENLDA, encoded by the coding sequence ATGGATCTTGCAACAGAAGAGCTACAATTCTTGACGATACCAGAAATCTTAAAGGAATCTATTTCAATCCCAAAACAATCACCAAAAACTTTTCAGCTAATCACCGTTGCTTTAATCTTTCCTTTATCTTTTGCAATCTTGGCGCATTCTCTTTTTACTCATCCTCTATTAGACCAAATTCAAGATCACCCATCAAGCCAAAACACTCATCAATGGACCcttcttttggtttttcaattcttttatttaatctttttgtttGCCTTCTCTCTTCTATCAACTGCTGCTGTTGTTTTCACTGTTGCTTCTCTTTACACTTCAAAGCCTGTTTCTTTTTCCTCTACCACGTCTGCTATCCCTCAAGTTTTTAAGCGTTTGTTTATCACTTTCTTGTGGGTTTGTTTGTTGATGTTGGTTTATAATTCTGTTTTCTTGCTCTTCTTGGTGATTTTGATTGTTGGTATTGATATTCAGAACACCCTCTTGGTTTTGTTCTCCTTGATGGTGATTGGTGTGCTTTTCTTGGTTGTTCATGTTTATATAACTGCACTTTGGCATTTGGCTAGTGTGGTTTCTGTCTTGGAGCCAGTTTATGGTCTTGTTGCTATGAAAAAGAGTTACGAGTTGTTGAAAGGGAAGATTCGAGTGGCCGGTGTTCTTGTTTTTGGGTATTTGTCTATTTGTGGATTGGTTTCTATGGTTTTTGCAACTGTTGTGGTTCATGGTGGAGATAAATATGGAGTGTTTACAAGGATTGTTGTTGGTGGTTTCTTGGTTGGGGCTTTGGTGATTGTGAATTTGGTGGGATTGTTGGTGCAAAGTGTGTTTTATTATGTTTGCAAGAGTTATCATCATCAAGGGATTGATAAGACTGCCTTACATGAGCATCTTGGTGGGTATCTTGGAGAGTATGTGCCTTTGAAAAGCAGCATTCAGATGGAGAACCTGGATGCCTGA